Proteins encoded together in one Limisphaerales bacterium window:
- a CDS encoding DUF1080 domain-containing protein, with protein sequence MKKQFIALTLLLALGADAGEKGFKQIFNGEDLTGWAGPVQNYQAVDGTLRCKPGKGGTVYTKEVYGDFVVRFEFLLPEGGNNGLAIRYPGQGDTAYVGMCELQILDNTSPKYAKLHPAQYHGSAYGMFPAKRGFLKKPGEWNVQEVTVKGSTINVVLNGEIILDCDLSKAEKTMAPLAKYKGRTRTEGHFGFAGHGAAVAFRNVRIKRLD encoded by the coding sequence ATGAAAAAACAATTCATTGCACTCACATTGTTGTTGGCCCTCGGTGCGGATGCCGGCGAGAAGGGTTTTAAACAAATCTTTAACGGCGAGGATCTCACCGGTTGGGCGGGACCCGTTCAGAATTATCAAGCCGTGGATGGTACGCTGCGGTGCAAGCCCGGCAAGGGGGGCACGGTTTACACGAAGGAAGTGTACGGAGATTTCGTGGTGCGGTTTGAATTCCTGTTGCCAGAAGGCGGGAACAATGGCCTGGCCATTCGTTATCCCGGGCAGGGCGATACGGCTTATGTGGGAATGTGCGAATTGCAGATTCTTGACAACACCTCGCCGAAATATGCCAAGCTGCATCCGGCGCAATATCACGGTTCGGCTTATGGGATGTTTCCCGCCAAGCGCGGATTCCTGAAAAAGCCCGGTGAATGGAATGTGCAGGAAGTGACCGTGAAAGGCTCCACCATCAATGTGGTGCTCAATGGCGAAATTATTCTCGACTGTGATTTGAGCAAAGCGGAAAAGACGATGGCGCCTCTCGCCAAATACAAAGGTCGCACCCGCACCGAAGGCCACTTCGGCTTCGCCGGCCACGGCGCGGCGGTGGCGTTTCGCAATGTGCGGATCAAGCGGCTGGACTGA
- a CDS encoding TAXI family TRAP transporter solute-binding subunit, with translation MGTESIRNRLIAVGLLIVLAVGLTARHWFTPDETTLIFATGQRGGLYHELGQAIADEVQQAHPHLRIQLVETTGSLDNANRLRKQTIHLALLQNDTQAGAHVRSLTAIHPELLHFLCHREAGIGSLRDLVGKTVALGPKGSGSEKFTREFLRFAGFNESQLTLVNLPLKEATSQLIAGNVHALLFLSGLDNDAFKSALQSGQVRLTPLIPLTHSTSISPNNLGDANDEARALVDGFRVHYPNASAHTIPLLAYPGQPIQPIGTVGVKAVLACHPSLPNEIAELITRTLYGHRAALSQKHSTFSSLDEQTSTTHLQFPLHPGAEHYFQRTDPGFFEKYVEIMSFILTLILILWSVIIWAQRWFLQRRKNRIDTYYEEIDKVINRLHDGTDLEEINKLETQLLKIRQRALAELVKEKLAADESYIIYQNMLNGCESMLVRLREKIQASSEKDA, from the coding sequence ATGGGAACCGAGTCCATTCGTAACCGGCTCATCGCCGTGGGTCTGTTGATCGTTCTGGCCGTGGGCTTGACAGCGCGACATTGGTTTACCCCGGATGAGACGACCCTCATTTTTGCCACCGGCCAACGCGGCGGGCTATACCACGAGTTGGGCCAAGCCATTGCTGACGAGGTACAACAGGCCCACCCGCACCTTCGCATTCAACTGGTGGAAACCACTGGAAGCCTCGACAACGCTAATCGGTTGCGCAAACAAACCATCCACCTCGCCCTCCTGCAAAACGATACCCAAGCCGGCGCGCACGTGCGCAGCCTCACCGCTATACATCCCGAATTGCTGCACTTCCTGTGCCACCGCGAAGCGGGCATTGGTTCCCTTCGCGATCTCGTTGGCAAAACCGTTGCCCTCGGCCCCAAAGGCAGTGGTTCGGAAAAATTCACACGCGAGTTTCTTCGCTTTGCCGGTTTTAACGAAAGCCAACTCACTCTGGTAAACCTCCCGCTCAAAGAAGCCACCAGCCAACTCATTGCCGGGAACGTGCACGCACTCCTCTTCCTCTCCGGACTTGATAATGACGCCTTCAAAAGCGCCCTGCAATCCGGCCAAGTACGCCTCACCCCGCTGATCCCCCTCACGCATTCCACTTCAATTTCCCCAAATAATCTGGGTGATGCAAACGATGAAGCGCGCGCTTTGGTCGATGGATTTCGCGTACATTACCCGAATGCCTCTGCCCATACCATTCCGTTGCTGGCCTATCCCGGCCAACCGATTCAACCCATCGGCACTGTAGGTGTGAAAGCCGTACTCGCGTGCCATCCGAGTTTGCCCAATGAAATCGCCGAACTCATTACTCGCACACTTTATGGGCATCGTGCCGCCTTATCTCAAAAACATTCCACCTTCAGCAGCCTTGATGAACAAACCTCCACCACGCACCTGCAATTTCCGCTGCATCCCGGGGCGGAACATTATTTCCAGCGCACCGATCCCGGTTTTTTTGAAAAATACGTTGAGATTATGAGCTTCATCCTCACCCTGATATTGATCCTGTGGAGTGTGATCATCTGGGCCCAACGATGGTTTCTGCAACGGCGAAAGAATCGCATCGACACCTATTATGAGGAGATCGACAAAGTCATCAATCGCCTACACGACGGCACGGATTTGGAGGAGATCAACAAACTTGAAACTCAACTATTAAAAATCCGCCAGCGCGCCTTGGCCGAATTGGTGAAAGAAAAACTCGCTGCTGACGAGTCATACATCATTTACCAAAACATGCTCAACGGCTGCGAGTCGATGCTGGTGCGCCTGCGCGAAAAAATTCAGGCGTCCTCCGAAAAGGACGCCTGA
- a CDS encoding mechanosensitive ion channel family protein produces MDFWNVHILPRLSAVEVIEWFTFAVNILVYLFSKNIASRYGAIQEEARMNSRLRILHGFNLIVFITFILSVAIHSTRFPAEQISQTCLTLLCAYLVTNLAEVLLLKRYGKATPVMGFTRRVETATSRTLELLAHFIILVGAVVVLVNVWGLTSSLQTTGVLGFLALLVFITKDYWMRDFLSGILLISSERIERGDVIAIPAEDVLGIVLDIRARQTHVRDLVHGHDMMLPNAFLLTHRVDLYKQNTGGPFKDYVDFKIAYGTPVTTVHDFLQAVHQQAATAGEGMDANQDTHIALKENGDHAARWRLGYVLNTPEKLLAVRDAVNLAAYELQEKFGLDISTPTTHRVESRSGNLASTSSSVERTKSPDKS; encoded by the coding sequence ATGGACTTTTGGAACGTACACATCCTGCCACGCCTCTCGGCAGTCGAAGTCATCGAGTGGTTCACATTTGCAGTGAACATTCTCGTCTATCTTTTTTCCAAAAACATCGCCTCACGTTACGGCGCCATTCAGGAAGAGGCGCGGATGAATTCGCGCCTGCGAATTTTGCACGGGTTTAATCTAATCGTGTTCATCACCTTCATCCTTTCAGTCGCCATCCACAGCACGCGATTCCCCGCCGAGCAAATCAGCCAAACCTGCCTCACGCTGCTGTGCGCCTACCTCGTCACCAATCTGGCCGAAGTCCTGTTGCTCAAAAGATACGGGAAGGCAACCCCCGTGATGGGATTTACCCGCCGGGTGGAAACCGCCACCTCACGCACGCTGGAATTGCTGGCGCACTTTATTATTCTGGTGGGTGCGGTGGTCGTGCTGGTCAACGTGTGGGGACTCACCAGTTCCCTGCAAACCACCGGCGTACTCGGATTCCTCGCGTTGCTGGTGTTCATCACCAAAGATTATTGGATGCGCGATTTTCTCAGCGGCATCTTGCTCATCAGCAGCGAACGGATCGAACGCGGTGATGTGATTGCTATCCCCGCCGAGGACGTGCTCGGCATTGTACTTGATATCCGCGCGCGCCAAACCCACGTGCGCGATCTCGTGCACGGCCACGACATGATGCTGCCCAACGCTTTTTTGCTCACCCACCGAGTAGATCTTTACAAACAAAACACCGGCGGGCCCTTCAAGGATTATGTCGATTTTAAAATTGCCTACGGCACGCCCGTGACAACCGTGCACGACTTTTTGCAAGCCGTGCACCAACAAGCCGCTACCGCTGGCGAAGGCATGGATGCAAATCAGGACACCCACATCGCCCTCAAAGAAAATGGCGACCACGCCGCGCGCTGGCGATTGGGTTATGTATTAAACACCCCGGAAAAATTACTGGCCGTGCGCGACGCGGTCAATCTCGCCGCTTATGAATTACAGGAAAAATTCGGCCTCGACATCAGCACGCCCACCACTCACAGAGTGGAATCACGCTCCGGCAATTTGGCCAGCACTTCGAGCAGTGTGGAGCGCACCAAGTCGCCGGATAAATCGTAG
- the hemB gene encoding porphobilinogen synthase encodes MADADHNLVHRPRRLRRNAATRALLQETRVTVDDLIWPLFVKDGAGEAEPVPSMPGVLRHSIAGLVEECREASEAGINAVALFPVTPAELKNDSGDEALNPDCLVLRAVRELKRALPDLLVITDVALDPYTTHGHDGVLDAEGTDVDNDATVDILAKMAVAHAEFGVDWVAPSDMMDGRVGAIRAALDAAGHTGVSILAYSAKYASAFYGPFRDAVGSQSATDGAYLDKRTYQLNSANSRESMVEAALDIAEGADILMVKPAGAYLDILCRLRQMTDLPLAAYQVSGEYAQIHAAAERGWLDLTATRDESLLAIKRAGADLILTYFAKEIALEIAISK; translated from the coding sequence ATGGCTGACGCCGACCATAATTTAGTTCACCGCCCGCGCCGTCTACGGCGTAATGCGGCCACACGCGCGCTGTTGCAGGAGACGCGGGTGACGGTGGATGATTTGATTTGGCCGCTTTTTGTGAAGGACGGCGCGGGCGAGGCTGAGCCCGTGCCTTCGATGCCCGGGGTGCTGCGGCATTCGATTGCGGGTTTGGTGGAGGAATGCCGTGAGGCGAGCGAGGCGGGCATCAACGCGGTGGCGTTGTTTCCGGTGACGCCCGCGGAATTGAAAAATGATTCCGGCGACGAAGCGTTGAATCCCGATTGTCTTGTACTGCGTGCGGTGCGCGAATTGAAAAGAGCGCTGCCGGATTTATTGGTGATCACCGATGTGGCGCTGGATCCGTACACCACTCACGGTCACGATGGCGTGCTGGACGCCGAAGGCACGGACGTGGACAACGACGCCACGGTGGACATCCTCGCCAAAATGGCCGTGGCCCACGCGGAGTTCGGTGTGGATTGGGTGGCACCTTCGGATATGATGGACGGTCGCGTGGGGGCCATCCGCGCGGCGTTGGATGCCGCTGGCCACACAGGCGTTTCCATTCTCGCGTATTCTGCAAAATACGCCTCGGCGTTTTACGGGCCCTTCCGCGATGCCGTCGGCAGCCAATCGGCCACCGACGGAGCGTATCTCGACAAACGCACGTATCAACTTAACTCCGCCAACTCGCGCGAGAGTATGGTGGAAGCCGCGCTGGATATTGCAGAGGGCGCGGATATTTTGATGGTGAAACCCGCCGGAGCGTATCTCGATATTCTTTGCCGGTTGCGCCAAATGACGGACTTGCCATTGGCGGCGTATCAAGTTTCCGGCGAGTACGCACAAATTCACGCGGCCGCTGAGCGGGGTTGGCTGGACCTCACTGCCACGCGCGATGAATCGCTGCTGGCCATCAAGCGCGCGGGTGCGGATCTCATCCTTACTTATTTCGCAAAGGAAATTGCCCTCGAAATCGCAATAAGCAAATGA
- a CDS encoding prepilin-type N-terminal cleavage/methylation domain-containing protein, whose translation MIKLRAPKPKGFTLIEMLVVIAIIGILASMLLPTLARAMAKAKRIQCMSNLSQQGKALIMFALDNDDRLPWQLTPSGQANHFGGNFSPDPGSVYGTRDLKRDVVTAKILWSPCDATREAANEQAVMDWKSYNTRDGRPIPNNALSYVFIQGGDIGRPTTVLAATRNLSSQDLVTAHWAGSDEEDDQGNPPPTAMTSLFAGQGQMVMADGSAKLCNDGDLSSAGMVVKPHIESIGGVTLGKASTRVLHGYGKTDQTEKVLSGLTASLARAKEENKNVYLLFTGSDWCPPCMALEKTVLNHRLWTAFASEGLVIHICDFPINRGVNPDTERENDQLKASFGVQNFPTQIILNGETGKEIRRRTGYTRGPVTPYVAWARGQ comes from the coding sequence ATGATCAAACTTCGAGCGCCCAAGCCCAAAGGCTTCACCCTAATTGAGATGCTCGTCGTCATTGCCATCATTGGCATCCTCGCCAGTATGCTGCTCCCCACCCTCGCCCGCGCCATGGCCAAGGCCAAACGCATTCAATGTATGAGCAACCTCAGCCAACAAGGCAAGGCACTGATCATGTTCGCACTCGATAACGATGACCGGCTACCGTGGCAGCTCACCCCCAGCGGACAAGCCAACCATTTCGGCGGAAATTTCTCGCCTGATCCCGGTTCGGTTTACGGAACCCGCGACCTTAAACGCGATGTGGTCACCGCAAAAATTTTATGGTCCCCCTGCGATGCCACCCGCGAAGCCGCCAACGAACAAGCGGTTATGGATTGGAAAAGCTACAACACCCGTGATGGCCGGCCGATCCCCAACAACGCACTCAGTTACGTCTTTATCCAAGGTGGCGACATTGGTCGCCCAACCACAGTACTGGCCGCCACACGCAATCTTTCCTCGCAGGATCTCGTCACCGCCCACTGGGCCGGAAGCGATGAGGAGGATGATCAAGGCAACCCACCGCCCACCGCCATGACCAGCCTCTTCGCCGGGCAAGGCCAGATGGTTATGGCCGATGGCAGCGCCAAACTGTGCAATGACGGCGACCTCAGCAGCGCCGGCATGGTGGTTAAGCCGCACATTGAATCCATCGGCGGGGTCACCCTTGGCAAAGCCAGCACCCGCGTGCTGCATGGCTATGGCAAAACCGACCAAACCGAAAAAGTCTTGAGCGGCCTCACCGCTTCACTCGCCCGCGCTAAGGAAGAAAACAAAAATGTATACCTGCTGTTCACCGGCTCAGATTGGTGCCCCCCTTGTATGGCGTTAGAAAAAACCGTGCTAAATCATCGTCTTTGGACAGCCTTCGCTTCGGAAGGATTGGTGATTCATATTTGTGATTTCCCAATCAACCGCGGCGTAAACCCCGACACGGAACGGGAAAATGACCAACTCAAAGCCAGCTTTGGCGTGCAAAATTTCCCCACCCAAATCATCCTCAACGGCGAAACCGGTAAAGAAATACGCCGCCGCACCGGCTACACCCGCGGCCCCGTCACCCCCTACGTTGCCTGGGCTAGAGGCCAATAG